In Gemmatimonadota bacterium, a genomic segment contains:
- a CDS encoding metalloregulator ArsR/SmtB family transcription factor, translating to MVTYNREAIFHALADSRRREILDLLRGGECPAGSIAGRFSVTRPAISRHLRVLRDAGLVLCRKDAQARLYRLNAEAFHELDRWLERYRIYWAARLQDLKRFVEEGP from the coding sequence ATGGTTACATACAATCGGGAAGCGATCTTCCACGCGTTGGCGGATAGCCGCCGTCGAGAGATCCTCGATCTCCTGAGAGGAGGAGAGTGCCCCGCGGGCAGCATCGCCGGTCGTTTCTCGGTGACCCGCCCGGCCATCTCGAGGCACCTGCGCGTGCTGCGCGATGCCGGCCTGGTGCTGTGTCGCAAGGATGCGCAGGCCCGGCTGTACAGGCTGAATGCGGAGGCCTTCCACGAGCTCGACCGGTGGCTGGAACGCTACCGGATCTACTGGGCGGCCCGCCTTCAGGACCTCAAACGTTTCGTGGAGGAAGGCCCATGA
- a CDS encoding SRPBCC domain-containing protein, translating to MSDSWTHKFSFPIPAPAERIFGALTRADELEAWFAEHARVDARAGGGYRFWGRHTIGTPSADEATGTLRIYEPHRRVAFDWAMLDVPSSVTFSLAPEERDGARLTRVSIEHTLEREIDRSRAREIVDDWWRFALGNLAAYCAGHGAVMRPDFGDPNPEVRLTTTIEAPPADVFRALIEPASLNRWIARDATVEPRVGGRFDLGWAEAADIPHDGPAMQILEFERDRLLAISWPDWRGDASVPPQRVTWILEPEGEGTLVTLIHSGFVRTVDISDYPFGWGHFMSQMAVVASSIDLPAEA from the coding sequence ATGAGCGACTCCTGGACGCACAAGTTCTCGTTCCCGATTCCGGCCCCCGCGGAGCGAATCTTCGGCGCCCTGACCAGGGCCGACGAGCTGGAGGCGTGGTTCGCGGAGCACGCCCGGGTGGATGCCCGCGCAGGCGGCGGCTACCGGTTCTGGGGACGCCACACCATCGGCACGCCTTCGGCGGATGAGGCCACCGGCACCCTGCGCATCTACGAACCGCACCGGCGCGTGGCCTTCGACTGGGCCATGCTCGACGTGCCGAGTTCGGTGACCTTCTCGCTGGCGCCCGAGGAACGAGACGGCGCCCGGCTCACCCGCGTCTCGATCGAGCACACGCTGGAGCGGGAAATCGATCGGTCCCGCGCGCGCGAGATCGTAGACGACTGGTGGCGCTTCGCCCTCGGCAACCTGGCAGCGTACTGCGCGGGGCACGGCGCGGTCATGCGCCCCGACTTCGGTGACCCGAACCCGGAGGTCCGGCTGACGACCACGATCGAGGCGCCGCCGGCTGACGTGTTTCGCGCGTTGATCGAGCCGGCGTCCCTGAATCGCTGGATCGCCAGGGACGCTACGGTGGAGCCCCGCGTGGGCGGGCGCTTCGATCTCGGGTGGGCGGAGGCCGCCGACATCCCGCACGATGGCCCGGCGATGCAGATCCTCGAGTTCGAGCGGGATCGCCTCCTCGCGATCTCCTGGCCCGACTGGCGTGGCGATGCGTCGGTGCCGCCGCAGAGGGTAACGTGGATCCTCGAGCCCGAGGGCGAGGGCACGCTCGTCACGTTGATCCATTCCGGCTTCGTGCGCACCGTCGATATAAGCGACTACCCCTTCGGCTGGGGGCACTTCATGTCGCAGATGGCAGTGGTGGCGAGCTCCATCGATCTGCCTGCGGAGGCCTGA